The DNA sequence AGCGCAGATTAGTTGCAATTGACAATCGATTGACCGGGCCGCAGTCTCCCCCGCAGAAAACAGGGGAGAAACGCGATGCAGGCTCAGATGCTTGCCCCGGCCGCCGTGCTGGTGCTGTGGTCTATCGTCATGCTGTTCTGGATGGGGGGAACCCGCTTTCCGGCAATGGCGAAAGCAGGGATCGACCTGTCGAAGGGCAAACCCGGCGGGCGCGGCCAGAACCTTGAAGGCGTGCTGCCGGATGCGGTCAACTGGAAGGCGCACAACTATGCGCACCTGATGGAGCAACCGACGCTGTTCTATGCCTCGGTCGCGATCATCGCGATCCTTGGCGCAAGCCAGCACGATGTATGGTTCGCCTGGGCCTATGTCGGCTTCCGCATCATCCATTCGCTCTGGCAGGCAACGGTCAACCGCGTCCCGGTGCGCTTTGCGCTGTTCCTGCTTTCAACCCTGTGCCTGGTGGTGCTGGCGGTGGACGCGGTGAAGCTTTCGCTGTTCAGCGGATACTGAGGAGGGGATCATGCAGCATATCGGAATGGAAATCCTCAAGCCGGTGGCCGTGCTGGCCGGGTGGACCATGATCATGTGGATCTGGATGTATGCCACCCGCCTGCCGGCCATGACCGCCGCCAAGCTCAACCCCGATGACCTGGCCAAGAACCCGACCAATTCGCTCGACGATTACCTGCCCGCGCAGATCCAGTGGAAGGCGCACAATTACAACCACCTGCACGAAGCGCCGACCGTGTTCTACGCGGTTGCGCTCGCCCTGGCCCTGATCGGACAGGGTGATGGGCTGAACGCCACGCTGGGCTGGGCCTATGTGGCGCTGCGGGTGGCCCACTCGCTGGTGCAGGCAACGGTCAACAAGGTGCTGCTGCGCTTCTCGCTCTTCGCGCTATCCAGCCTGTGCCTGATGGCGCTGGTGCTGCACCTGCTGATCGCGCTGTTCCACTAATCGCGGACGAACAGGCTGGCCAGTTCCACATGGGTGGACCAGCGGAACTGGCCGACCGGGCGCACCTCTGCCAGCCGGTAGCCGGCATCGATGAGCAGCGCGCCATCGCGCGACCAGCTTGACGGATTGCAGCTGACATAGACCACGCGGCCCACGGTGCTGTCGGCCAGCCGCTCCACCTGTTCGCGCGCACCGGCACGCGGCGGATCGAGCACCACGGCATCGAACTTGCCAAGCTCATCGGCCAGCAGCGGGTTGCGGAACAGGTCGCGGTGCATGGCAAACAGCGGCAATTGCGCCCGCTCTGCCGCCATCTTGCAGGCCAGATGGGCATCGCGCGCGGCCTCTACCGCAAGCACGCGCGATCCCTGCCGCGCCAGCGCAAAGGCGAAAGTGCCAAGGCCCGAGAACAGGTCCGCGACATTCGCCGCGCCTTCCAGCCATTCGCAGGCCGCGCCAACCAGCGCCGCCTCGCCATCGAGCGTGGCCTGAAGGAAGGCCCCGGCCGGGAATGGCACGCTGATCCCGCCCAGCTTGACCGTCACCGGCTCAGGCTCCCAGACCGCTTCGGGTCCATAGCCCTGGTCCAGCACGATGCGGGCAAGGCCCTGTTCGCGCGCGAAATCGAGCAGCAGCTCGGTCGCCGCCAGACCGTTTGCCGACAGTCCCTTGATGCCAAGGTCAATGCCCTGTTCGGTCATGGCCAGTTCGATATCGGAGGCCATGCGCGCGTGCGAATGCTTGCCCTTCGCACCGCGGCGGCCTTGCCGCGGCACCTCCTGTTCCTGCCCCAACCGGATCAGCAGCTTGCGCAAGGGGGCGAGCAACGCGACGAACTGCGGCAGCATGACGGGGCATTCGGCCAGTTCGACCACGCGGTGCGATTTCGCCTCGCGAAAGCCCAGGACGACCCGCCCGCCCGAGCTTTCCGCCCGCAGCGAGGCGCGCCGGCGCGTGTGGGGCAGCGAAAGGTGCGGCGGCGCGAAATGTTCCGCGCCCAGTTCCTGGCTGCTGGAGGCGTTGGCCACCCGCGCCTCGACAAAATCGGCCAGCGAAGGCTCGTCCAGCTGCTGCAACTGGCAGCCGCCGCACTGGCCGAAATGGCGGCAGGGCGGCGTTGCATGATGCGGCCCCGGTTCGATGCGGCCATCGGCGTGCAACAGGTCGCCCGGTGCCGTCCCCCAGGCAAAGCGACCTGACGCGGTTAAGCCATCGCCCTTGGCGGCGATGCGCAGGATCACTTCGGCGGGTTCGTTTTCGGTCTGGCTCACAGGCAGGCCGCGTAGGCGCGGCGCACGGTTTGGGCAAGCTCTGCCGCCGAGAAAGCGGGGCCGCACAGGTGCGCTGCCTCGCCATGCAGCCACAGCCCTTCGCAAGCAGCGGCAAAGGCATCGGCCCCGTTGGCAAGGCGGCTGGCGATTGCCCCGGCCAGGACATCGCCCGTGCCGGCGGTCGAAAGCCAGGCAGAAGCGCGCGGGGCAAATGCCAGGCGACCATCGGGCGCGGCAATCACCGTATCCGGCCCCTTGGCGACCACGACCATGCCCGTTGCCGCTGCAAGCCTGCGCGCGCGATCGGGCTTTGCCCCCTCGCCCGCACAGTCGAACGTGCGTTCCATCGCGGCCAGCTCGCCTTCGTGCGGGGTGGCGATTGCCGGAGCTTGGCGTTCCGACAGATGGCGTTGCGAAAGCAGCACCAGCGCATCGGCATCGATCACGGCGGGCACCGGCGTCGCCAGCACCTCCACCAGCGCCTCGATCCCGCTCGCATGGCGGCCAAGGCCCGGGCCGACCAGCAAGGCGGACCAGCGCTTGTCTGCCAGCGCCTCTGGCAAGGCGCGGGCATCGCCGACGATATCGCGCGGCAGTTGGGCAGTGCCGCCCCCCAGAAGTTTCACATAACCCGCGCCGGCACCCTGCGCCGCCTGCGCCGCCAGCAGCGCAGCCCCCGGCATTTCGCCGCCGACCACGCCCAACAGGCCCCGTCGATACTTGTGCGCGTCTGCCGCCGGAGCGCAAAGGCGCGGCTGCCTCACCAGAATTGCCGCACCTGGCACTGGCGCAACCCCGATCCCGACGAGGCGCATTGCCCCCATCATGGCGCAGGCCGGCATCAGGAAGTGCGCCTGCTTCCATGCCCCCAGCGCGATGGTCAGGTGATAATCGGGCAGGCCTGCGTTCAGAGCCGCGCCGCTGTCGCTCTCGACGCCCGAAGGCACGTCGATGGCGATGCGCATGGCATGGTCGCGGGAAAGGCGGGAAAGCAGGCCAAGGTGCTCCTCGACCAGGGGCCGGGCGAGCCCGCTGCCGAACAGGCAATCGACCAGCACCTCGCCCTTTACCGCGGCATCCGGCCCCAGCACTTCCCCGCGATAGAGCGACCGCGCATTGCGCGCGGCATCGGTGCGCGGCTCGGTCGCGGCAATGACCGTCACCGTGCCGCCACGCTCGCCGATCGCCTCGGCAATCACATAGCCATCGCCGCCGTTGTTGCCGGGGCCGCACAGCACGGTGACCGAACGCGTGCTGCCGGCCATGCGCCAGACCCATTCCGCCGCGCCGCGTCCGGCGATCTGCATCAGGGCATCGACGCTCGATCCCGCGCGGATCAGCGCTTCCTCGGCGGCGCGCATCTGCGCAACCGTCAGGACCTGGTCAGGCGCCGCTGGCATTGGCCTCTGGCGCGGCAGGGAAGCGATAGCGATCGCTTTCCACCCGCACTTCCAGTTCGCCGCCCACCCGCTCGGCGCGCACTTCCTTGTCGCCATCGGCCGTGGCGATGCGGGTGCCGCCCTCGATCAGCACGAAACGGCGAAAGCCGCCGTCCGGGTGGCGGATGATCCACACTTCGCCCAGGTCCTCGCGCGCAATCTCGCGCGTGCAGGTGCGGCCAAAGGTTTTCGCGCCCGCCAGCGCGCAGCCCACCGAATTGTCCTCGGCAACTGCCGCTTCCGCCTCGCCCGAGGCAGCGGCTGCGGCAGTGCCATCGCCGCCTGCCGAACAGGCGGCCAGCAGCACGACCGGCAGGAGGCAGGCGATACGCATCACCTGCCTACCAATCACCCCTTGGCGGGCTTCGTCAACTGCGAAACATCGCGCACCGCCCCGCGCGCCGCGCTGGTGGTGAGCGCGGCATAGGCCTGCAGCGCGGTGGAAACCTTGCGCGGACGATCCTTCGCCGGCTTCCAGCCCTTGGCATCCTGGGCCGCCCGGCGCGCTTCCAGCACTTCGTCCGACACCACAAGGTTGATCGTGCGGTTCGGAATGTCGATCTCGATCAGGTCCCCCTGCTCGACCAGCCCGATCGCCCCGCCTTCCGCCGCTTCGGGAGAGGCATGGCCGATCGACAGGCCCGAAGTGCCGCCCGAAAAGCGTCCGTCGGTGATCAGCGCGCAGGCCGCACCCAGGCCCTTCGACTTGAGGTAGCTGGTGGGGTAGAGCATTTCCTGCATGCCCGGGCCGCCCTTCGGCCCTTCATAGCGGATGACGACGACATCGCCCGTCTTGACCTGTCCGGTCAGGATGCCGGTCACCGCCGCGTCCTGGCTTTCGAACACGACTGCCGGGCCGGTGAACTTCAGGATCTTTTCATCGACGCCCGCCGTCTTCACGATGCAGCCGTCGCGCGCGATATTGCCAAACAGCACGGCCAGCCCGCCATCCTTGCTGAAGGCATGTTCGGCCGAGCGGATCACGCCGGTTTCGCGATCGGTATCGAGGCTTTCCCAGCGACGGTCCTGGCTGAAGGCGACCTGCGTGGGCACGCCGCCCGGCGCGGCGCGGAAGAATTCGCCGACCTGCGCATCATCGCTGCGGCCGATGTCCCACTTCGCCAGCGCATCGCCCAGGGTCGGGCTGTGGACCGTCGGCAGGTCGGCGTGGATCAGGCCGGCACGTTCCAGCTCGCCCAGGATCGACATGATGCCGCCAGCCCGGTGAACGTCTTCCATGTGCACGTCCGCCTTGGCCGGGGCGACCTTGGACAGGCAGGGAACCCGGCGCGAAAGGCGGTCGATGTCGGCCATGGTGAAATCCACCCCGGCTTCATGCGCGGCGGCAAGCAGGTGGAGCACGGTGTTGGTCGAACCGCCCATCGCAATATCGAGGCTCATGGCGTTCTCGAACGCCTTGAAGCTGGCGATGGAGCGCGGCAGCACGCTTTCATCTTCCTGTTCGTAATAGCGGCGGCACAGTTCCACGGCGAGGCGGCCGGCGCGCAGGAACAGCTCCTTGCGGTCGGCGTGGGTCGCCAGCACCGAACCGTTGCCGGGCAGCGACAGGCCCAGCGCCTCGGTAAGGCAGTTCATCGAATTGGCCGTGAACATGCCCGAGCACGATCCGCAGGTGGGGCAGGCAGACCGTTCGATGGTCTTCACTTCCTCGTCGCTGTAGGATTCGTCGGCTGCCGCAACCATGGCATCGACCAGGTCGAGCGCCACTTCCTTGCCGCGCAGCACCACCTTGCCGGCTTCCATCGGGCCGCCGGAAACGAAGACCACGGGGATGTTGATGCGCATCGCCGCCATCAGCATGCCGGGGGTGATCTTGTCGCAGTTGGAGATACAGACCATGGCATCAGCGCAGTGCGCGTTGACCATGTATTCCACGCTGTCGGCGATCAGGTCGCGGCTGGGCAGCGAATAGAGCATGCCGTCATGCCCCATGGCGATGCCGTCATCCACCGCGATGGTGTTGAATTCCTTGGCGACGCCGCCCGCCGCCTCGATCTCGCGGGCGACCATCTGGCCCAGGTCCTTCAGGTGGACGTGGCCGGGCACGAACTGCGTGAAGCTGTTCACCACCGCGATGATCGGCTTGCCGAAGTCCGAATCCTTCATCCCCGTGGCGCGCCACAGGCCGCGGGCGCCGGCCATGTTGCGGCCGTGGGTAGAGGTGCGGGAACGGTAAGCAGGCATGGAAGCGACTTTCTGTTATCTAACTGACATGGCTGAAAGCACGCGCTCCCTAACCCAGCGCGGGCCGCCAGTCGAAGGTAATATTTGCAACGGTTTCAGCGGCAATCAGCAACCAAGTTCGATGGCGACGCGGTTAGCGATGCGCGCCAGCCTTTCCGCCCAGATTGCCTGCCCTTGCGGGTGACATATCTGGTCCTGCCTCACCTCGACACCAAGATAGGGCCGCCCCTCCGCCTCGGCATGGCGGTTCATCGTGTAATTGAGCAGCTGGCCGGAATAGGGCTGCTGGTCGCCCACCATCAGCCCTTCTGCCTCAAGCAGCGGAATGGCGATCCGCGCGGCGCGGTCGTCCTGGTTGTAAAGCACTCCCACCTGCCAGGGCCGCGCCTCCTCGGGATGGGATGAAAGTTGCGGCGTAAAACTGTGCAGGGAAAGGATAAGTCCTGGCGGGCAATCGTCCAGAACAGTGCCCAGTGCACGGTGATAGAGGTGGAAGAAGCGCTCCAGCCGTTCGAGGTGCCCGGCATGGTCGATGGCATTGCCGGGGATCGCGTGGCCGTCGCTGGCGATGGGAATGACGCCCGGCGCGTGCTCCTCGCGGTTGACGTCGCAGACCAGGCGGCTGACCGTGCACTGGAAGGCGGCAATGCCTGCGCGCTGCGCCATCAGTTCCCCCACCTCGCGCACCCCGATGTCCACCGCGATATGCTCGTCGAGCAGCGCCGGATCCACGCCCAGCGCGATATCCGCGGGCACATGGTTTGAGGCATGGTCCGAGACCACGAAAATGCCGCCAAAGCGCGGCGTGCCGAGAAGGCGCCAGGGATCCTCCATCACCGCAGCTTCCCGCCCATCTGCCACCAGGCCGGATGATCGCGGGCAATTGCGCCGGATGCTGCCTGCATGGCGTCATCGCTGTCGAACAGGGCAAAGCAGGTGGCACCCGAGCCCGACATGCGGACTAGCCAGGCCTGCGTTTGCCGCAGCGCCGAGAGCACTTCGGCAATGGCGGGGCAAAGCCGGATCGCCGGTTCTTCCAGGTCATTGCGCCCCTGCAGTGCGATGGTGCGCAAATCGCCCTCGGGCAGCGCGCCGCAATCGACCCCCTCCCAGCCCTTGAACACCGGACCGGTCGCCAGCGGCATGCGCGGGTTGACGAGCAGAACCGGCGTTCCGGCAAGGTCGTTCGCCACTTCTTCCAGCTGCGTGCCCGTTCCGCGACCCACGCAGGCCCGCGAGCGGACGCAGGCCGGAACATCGGCGCCCAGCCTGGCCGCCCGCTCATGCCAGTCCTCGGGAAGCCCCTGCTCGCGCTCGACAAGGCGGAACACCGCCCCGGCATCGGCAGATCCGCCGCCAAGCCCCGCGGCAACCGGGAGCCGCTTTTCCAGCGTCACCGCCCAACCGGTCGGGCGAGGCAGCGCCGTCAGCGCCTTTGCAACGATATTGCCAAAGGGATCAGAAAGTTCGCCGCCAAACTCGCCAAAGCACTTCAACTCGTCAACTGCGGACCTGCGGACCGAAAGTTCGTCCCCGAAATCACAGAAGGCGAATAGCGTTTCCAGCTCGTGATAGCCATCCTCGCGCCGCCTGCGGACATGCAGCGCGAGGTTGATCTTGGCATAGGCAGTTTCGGTGAGCGCCACGCGGCGCTCACATGTTCGGGTAGTTCGGCCCGCCGCCACCTTCGGGCGCCACCCATGTGATGTTGCCGTTGGGGTCCTTGATGTCGCAGGTCTTGCAGTGGACGCAGTTCTGCGCGTTGATCTGGTACTTGGGCTGGCCGTTCTCGTCGGTCAGCCATTCGTAAACGCCGGCCGGGCAATACCGCGTCGAGGGACCGGCATAGACGGCCAGCTCGCTCGACTTCTGCAGTTCCAGATCGGCCACCTTGAGATGGCAGGGCTGTTCTTCCTCGTGGTTGGTGAACGAGAAGGAAACGCTGGTCAGGCGATCGAAGCTGATCACCCCGTCGGGCTTGGGATAGTGGATCGGCTGGTACAGGTCGGCGCGCTGCAGCGTGGTCGAATCCGCGTGATGCTTCATCGGCTTGACCAGCGGCATCTTCAGGTAGCGCAGCCACATCTCGATACCGGCCAGCACGGTGCCCAGCATGTCGCCGTTGAACTTCGCCAGGATCGGTTCGGAGTTCTGGACGAGCTGAAGTTCCTTGGCGATCCAGCTGGAACGGACGGAATCTTCGTACTCGACAAGCGAATCCTGCTCACGCCCGGCGCCAATGGCGGCGGCAATGGCCTCGCCCGCCAGGATGCCGCTCTTCATCGCGGTATGGCTGCCCTTGATACGCGGCACGTTGACGAAACCTGCCGAGCAGCCGGCAAGGACGCCGCCGGGGAACGACAAGTGCGGCACAGCCTGCCAGCCGCCTTCGTTGATCGCGCGCGCGCCATAGGAAACGCGCTTGCCGCCTTCCAGGATGCTGCGGATTTCCGGGTGCTGCTTCCAGCGCTGGAATTCCTCGAACGGGAAGACATAGGGGTTGGCATAGTCCAGCGTGGTGACGAAGCCGAGAGCGACCTGGTTGTTCGCCTGGTGGTACAGGAAGCCGCCGCCGCCCGATCCGCTTTCCGAAAGCGGCCAGCCCTGCGTGTGCAGGACGCGGCCCGGAACGTGCTTTGCGGGATCGATATCCCACAGCTCCTTGATACCGATGCCGTACTTCTGCGGCTGGCAATCACGTTCAAGATCGTACTTGGCTTTCAGCCGCTTGGTCAGATGACCTCGCGCACCTTCGCAAAAGACGGTGTACTTGGCGAGCAGGTTCATGCCGGCCATGAAATCGGGCTTGGGATTGCCTTCGCGGTCCACGCCCATGTCGCCGGTCTGCACGCCGATCACGGCGCCGTTGTCGTCGTAAAGGATTTCGGCAGCCGGGAATCCGGGGAAGATTTCCACGCCCAGTTCC is a window from the Novosphingobium sp. TH158 genome containing:
- a CDS encoding MAPEG family protein: MQAQMLAPAAVLVLWSIVMLFWMGGTRFPAMAKAGIDLSKGKPGGRGQNLEGVLPDAVNWKAHNYAHLMEQPTLFYASVAIIAILGASQHDVWFAWAYVGFRIIHSLWQATVNRVPVRFALFLLSTLCLVVLAVDAVKLSLFSGY
- a CDS encoding MAPEG family protein, which encodes MQHIGMEILKPVAVLAGWTMIMWIWMYATRLPAMTAAKLNPDDLAKNPTNSLDDYLPAQIQWKAHNYNHLHEAPTVFYAVALALALIGQGDGLNATLGWAYVALRVAHSLVQATVNKVLLRFSLFALSSLCLMALVLHLLIALFH
- a CDS encoding class I SAM-dependent RNA methyltransferase — encoded protein: MSQTENEPAEVILRIAAKGDGLTASGRFAWGTAPGDLLHADGRIEPGPHHATPPCRHFGQCGGCQLQQLDEPSLADFVEARVANASSSQELGAEHFAPPHLSLPHTRRRASLRAESSGGRVVLGFREAKSHRVVELAECPVMLPQFVALLAPLRKLLIRLGQEQEVPRQGRRGAKGKHSHARMASDIELAMTEQGIDLGIKGLSANGLAATELLLDFAREQGLARIVLDQGYGPEAVWEPEPVTVKLGGISVPFPAGAFLQATLDGEAALVGAACEWLEGAANVADLFSGLGTFAFALARQGSRVLAVEAARDAHLACKMAAERAQLPLFAMHRDLFRNPLLADELGKFDAVVLDPPRAGAREQVERLADSTVGRVVYVSCNPSSWSRDGALLIDAGYRLAEVRPVGQFRWSTHVELASLFVRD
- a CDS encoding NAD(P)H-hydrate dehydratase, producing MPAAPDQVLTVAQMRAAEEALIRAGSSVDALMQIAGRGAAEWVWRMAGSTRSVTVLCGPGNNGGDGYVIAEAIGERGGTVTVIAATEPRTDAARNARSLYRGEVLGPDAAVKGEVLVDCLFGSGLARPLVEEHLGLLSRLSRDHAMRIAIDVPSGVESDSGAALNAGLPDYHLTIALGAWKQAHFLMPACAMMGAMRLVGIGVAPVPGAAILVRQPRLCAPAADAHKYRRGLLGVVGGEMPGAALLAAQAAQGAGAGYVKLLGGGTAQLPRDIVGDARALPEALADKRWSALLVGPGLGRHASGIEALVEVLATPVPAVIDADALVLLSQRHLSERQAPAIATPHEGELAAMERTFDCAGEGAKPDRARRLAAATGMVVVAKGPDTVIAAPDGRLAFAPRASAWLSTAGTGDVLAGAIASRLANGADAFAAACEGLWLHGEAAHLCGPAFSAAELAQTVRRAYAACL
- the ilvD gene encoding dihydroxy-acid dehydratase; protein product: MPAYRSRTSTHGRNMAGARGLWRATGMKDSDFGKPIIAVVNSFTQFVPGHVHLKDLGQMVAREIEAAGGVAKEFNTIAVDDGIAMGHDGMLYSLPSRDLIADSVEYMVNAHCADAMVCISNCDKITPGMLMAAMRINIPVVFVSGGPMEAGKVVLRGKEVALDLVDAMVAAADESYSDEEVKTIERSACPTCGSCSGMFTANSMNCLTEALGLSLPGNGSVLATHADRKELFLRAGRLAVELCRRYYEQEDESVLPRSIASFKAFENAMSLDIAMGGSTNTVLHLLAAAHEAGVDFTMADIDRLSRRVPCLSKVAPAKADVHMEDVHRAGGIMSILGELERAGLIHADLPTVHSPTLGDALAKWDIGRSDDAQVGEFFRAAPGGVPTQVAFSQDRRWESLDTDRETGVIRSAEHAFSKDGGLAVLFGNIARDGCIVKTAGVDEKILKFTGPAVVFESQDAAVTGILTGQVKTGDVVVIRYEGPKGGPGMQEMLYPTSYLKSKGLGAACALITDGRFSGGTSGLSIGHASPEAAEGGAIGLVEQGDLIEIDIPNRTINLVVSDEVLEARRAAQDAKGWKPAKDRPRKVSTALQAYAALTTSAARGAVRDVSQLTKPAKG
- a CDS encoding N-formylglutamate amidohydrolase; translation: MEDPWRLLGTPRFGGIFVVSDHASNHVPADIALGVDPALLDEHIAVDIGVREVGELMAQRAGIAAFQCTVSRLVCDVNREEHAPGVIPIASDGHAIPGNAIDHAGHLERLERFFHLYHRALGTVLDDCPPGLILSLHSFTPQLSSHPEEARPWQVGVLYNQDDRAARIAIPLLEAEGLMVGDQQPYSGQLLNYTMNRHAEAEGRPYLGVEVRQDQICHPQGQAIWAERLARIANRVAIELGC
- a CDS encoding 4-(cytidine 5'-diphospho)-2-C-methyl-D-erythritol kinase, with the protein product MALTETAYAKINLALHVRRRREDGYHELETLFAFCDFGDELSVRRSAVDELKCFGEFGGELSDPFGNIVAKALTALPRPTGWAVTLEKRLPVAAGLGGGSADAGAVFRLVEREQGLPEDWHERAARLGADVPACVRSRACVGRGTGTQLEEVANDLAGTPVLLVNPRMPLATGPVFKGWEGVDCGALPEGDLRTIALQGRNDLEEPAIRLCPAIAEVLSALRQTQAWLVRMSGSGATCFALFDSDDAMQAASGAIARDHPAWWQMGGKLR
- a CDS encoding electron transfer flavoprotein-ubiquinone oxidoreductase, encoding MIERESMPYDVVIVGGGPAGLATAIRLKQVNADLSVCILEKGSEIGAHILSGAVVDPKALDELLPDWREDGCPMAETPVTDNWHWWLTPTGKMPIPHMVMPPFMSNDGNYTGSLGNLCRWLAGKAEELGVEIFPGFPAAEILYDDNGAVIGVQTGDMGVDREGNPKPDFMAGMNLLAKYTVFCEGARGHLTKRLKAKYDLERDCQPQKYGIGIKELWDIDPAKHVPGRVLHTQGWPLSESGSGGGGFLYHQANNQVALGFVTTLDYANPYVFPFEEFQRWKQHPEIRSILEGGKRVSYGARAINEGGWQAVPHLSFPGGVLAGCSAGFVNVPRIKGSHTAMKSGILAGEAIAAAIGAGREQDSLVEYEDSVRSSWIAKELQLVQNSEPILAKFNGDMLGTVLAGIEMWLRYLKMPLVKPMKHHADSTTLQRADLYQPIHYPKPDGVISFDRLTSVSFSFTNHEEEQPCHLKVADLELQKSSELAVYAGPSTRYCPAGVYEWLTDENGQPKYQINAQNCVHCKTCDIKDPNGNITWVAPEGGGGPNYPNM